The following proteins are encoded in a genomic region of Drosophila bipectinata strain 14024-0381.07 chromosome XL, DbipHiC1v2, whole genome shotgun sequence:
- the LOC138926102 gene encoding uncharacterized protein, translating into MPFTSKYQQRATIVAILLNTWSTCRRWKFAYPDPLANFHKPVAQGGSRNDIYGVMRRPSNVTATPELPGFTWIHLEQLETCKIFTCNSCQHSTTPGGPVYVGNSPTLIPWPIFNTIVAQGGSRNDIYGVMRRPSNVTATPELPGFTWSSLETCKTHTWIPCQHSTTPGGPVYVGNSPTLIPWPIFNSWPKGDLGTTLME; encoded by the coding sequence atgccatttacttCAAAATACCAGCAACGAGCAACAATAGTTGCCATTCTCCTCAACACCTGGAGCACCTGTCGACGTTGGAAATTCGCCTACCCTGATCCCCTGGCCAATTTTCACAAACCCGTGGCCCAAGGGGgatctcggaacgacatttatGGAGTGATGAGACGACCCTCCAATGTCACGGCCACTCCGGAGCTACCTGGATTCACCTGGATCCACCTGGAGCAACTGGAAACCTGCAAGATTTTCACCTGTAATTCTTGCCAACACTCCACAACACCTGGAGGACctgtctacgttggaaatTCGCCTACCCTGATCCCCTGGCCAATTTTCAACACAATCGTGGCCCAAGGGGgatctcggaacgacatttatGGAGTGATGAGACGACCCTCCAATGTCACGGCCACCCCGGAGCTACCTGGATTCACCTGGAGCAGCCTGGAAACCTGCAAGACCCACACCTGGATTCCTTGCCAACACTCCACAACACCTGGAGGACctgtctacgttggaaatTCGCCTACCCTGATCCCCTGGCCAATTTTCAACTCGTGGCCCAAGGGGGATCTCGGAACAACACTTATGGAGTGA